The following coding sequences lie in one Equus przewalskii isolate Varuska chromosome 25, EquPr2, whole genome shotgun sequence genomic window:
- the LOC103544632 gene encoding putative olfactory receptor 7A2, producing the protein MEPGNNTQISGFLLLGFSEKPELQLLIFGLFLTMYLITVCGNLLIILAVSSDSLLHTPMYFFLCNLSFVDICFTSTTIPKMLWNIQTQSKVITYEGCITQIYFLILFAVLDIFLLTVMAYDRFVAICHPLHYTVIMNHRLCGLMILVSWIMCILNSLLQSLTALRLSFCANLEIPHFFCELNQMVQLACSDTFLNNVVMYFAAILLGGGPFAGILYSYSKIVSCIRGISSAQGKYKAFSTCVSHLSVVSLFYCTVLGVYLSSAATHSSHSSAIASVMYTVVTPMLNPFIYSLRNKDIKKALKSFFVKETTKLSQH; encoded by the coding sequence ATGGAGCCAGGCAATAATACACAAATTTCAGgatttcttcttctgggattttCAGAGAAACCAGAATTGCAGCTCCTCATATTTGGGCTTTTCCTCACTATGTACCTGATTACTGTGTGTGGAAATCTGCTCATCATCTTAGCTGTCAGTTCGGACTCCCtcctccacacacccatgtacttcttcctctgcAACCTGTCCTTCGTAGATATCTGtttcacctccaccaccatcccGAAGATGCTGTGGAACATCCAGACACAAAGCAAAGTCATAACCTATGAGGGCTGCATCacacagatttattttctcatactcTTTGCTGTGTTGGACATCTTTCTCCTGACAGTAATGGCCTATGACCGGTTTGTGGCCATCTGCCACCCCCTGCACTACACAGTCATCATGAACCACCGGCTCTGTGGACTGATGATTCTGGTGTCCTGGATCATGTGTATCCTGAATTCCTTATTACAAAGCTTAACAGCATTGCGGCTTTCCTTCTGTGCCAACTTGGAAATCCCCCACTTTTTTTGTGAACTTAATCAGATGGTCCAGCTTGCCTGTTCTGACACCTTTCTTAACAACGTGGTGATGTATTTTGCAGCCATCCTGCTGGGTGGGGGTCCTTTTGCTGGTATCCTTTACTCTTACTCCAAGATAGTTTCCTGCATACGTGGAATCTCATCAGCTCAGGGGAAGTACAAAGCATTTTCCACCTGTGTGTCTCACCTCTCTGTTGTCTCCTTATTTTATTGTACAGTCTTAGGAGTGTACCTCAGCTCTGCTGCCACCCACAGCTCACACTCAAGTGCAATAGCCTCAGTGATGTACACTGTGGTCACacccatgctgaaccccttcatctacagcctgaggaacaaaGACATAAAGAAGGCTCTCAAATCATTCTTTGTGAAGGAAACTACAAAATTGTCCCAGCACTGA